In a genomic window of Desulfurobacterium atlanticum:
- a CDS encoding helix-turn-helix domain-containing protein, producing MEYWKIGKKIKEIRKRKGLTQEEVARRAGISRQTLSALENGYIGKTSIASLVRILNQLDCELEIKEKEKIPFFDPSTIE from the coding sequence ATGGAATACTGGAAAATAGGAAAAAAGATAAAAGAAATCAGAAAAAGAAAAGGACTCACTCAGGAAGAAGTGGCTCGCAGAGCCGGGATTTCAAGACAGACACTTTCAGCTTTAGAGAACGGTTATATAGGAAAAACATCTATTGCAAGTTTAGTGAGAATACTAAATCAGCTGGATTGTGAACTTGAAATCAAGGAAAAAGAAAAAATTCCTTTTTTTGATCCATCCACAATAGAGTGA